One region of Deinococcus radiopugnans ATCC 19172 genomic DNA includes:
- the prfB gene encoding peptide chain release factor 2 (programmed frameshift) — protein MQELLEKLASLREYLDIPGKTRRLNELDRELSDPELWNDSDRARKVTQEAGTVRRIVEEYTALNSDAQGLMEMLEMADAEEREMLAEEQASIAARVDELYRETLFTMKHADTAAIVRVKSGAGGTESQDWAGMLSRMFMRWGERRGYKVELVDQQDGDQAGVLSSEFIIRGDKAYGMMAPEHGVHRLVRVSPFDSNNRRHTSFASVDVVAEVPEEEIDIHIPDSDLRRDVFRSQGAGGQGVNTTDSAVRLTHLPTGIAVASQVTRSQIKNHDIALQILKQRLYDIEIKKREAEEAKARGEQKKIEWGSQIRSYVLDKQYIKDHRTAVMKHNPDDVLDGDLDELMWAGLEWMAGKRVAEESADDE, from the exons ATGCAAGAACTGTTGGAAAAACTGGCGTCGCTCCGGGAGTACCTT GACATTCCCGGCAAGACGCGCCGCCTGAACGAGCTGGACCGCGAACTGAGCGATCCTGAACTCTGGAACGATTCGGACCGCGCCCGCAAGGTCACGCAGGAAGCCGGGACCGTGCGCCGCATCGTGGAGGAATACACGGCGCTGAACTCGGACGCGCAGGGCCTGATGGAAATGCTGGAGATGGCCGACGCCGAGGAACGCGAGATGCTGGCCGAGGAGCAGGCGAGCATCGCCGCGCGGGTGGACGAATTGTACCGAGAGACGCTGTTCACCATGAAGCACGCCGACACCGCCGCGATCGTGCGGGTGAAGAGCGGCGCGGGCGGCACCGAGTCACAGGACTGGGCGGGAATGCTCTCGCGCATGTTCATGCGCTGGGGCGAGCGCCGGGGCTACAAGGTGGAACTCGTGGACCAGCAGGACGGCGATCAGGCCGGAGTGCTGAGTTCGGAATTCATCATCCGGGGCGACAAGGCCTACGGAATGATGGCCCCGGAACACGGCGTTCACCGGCTGGTGCGGGTCTCGCCGTTCGACAGCAACAACCGCCGACACACTTCCTTTGCCTCCGTGGACGTGGTGGCCGAGGTGCCGGAAGAGGAAATTGATATCCACATTCCCGACAGCGACCTGCGCCGCGACGTGTTCCGCTCACAGGGCGCGGGTGGGCAGGGCGTGAACACCACCGACTCCGCCGTGCGGCTGACCCACTTGCCCACCGGGATCGCGGTGGCCTCACAGGTCACGCGCAGCCAGATCAAGAACCATGACATCGCCCTGCAGATTCTGAAACAGCGCCTGTACGACATCGAGATCAAGAAGCGCGAGGCCGAGGAAGCCAAGGCGCGCGGCGAGCAGAAGAAGATCGAATGGGGCAGCCAGATCCGCAGTTACGTGCTGGACAAGCAGTACATCAAAGACCACCGCACCGCCGTTATGAAGCACAATCCCGACGACGTGCTGGACGGCGACCTGGATGAACTGATGTGGGCCGGGCTGGAATGGATGGCCGGCAAGCGCGTGGCCGAGGAAAGCGCGGACGACGAGTAG
- a CDS encoding serine/threonine-protein kinase yields the protein MTEPLKRTIAGYTLHRTLGRGNTSLVWLATDQGGREVALKLPHEETLRVQEAAERFGNEVRLTLQFRHPHVVQGYAGTAFGPGAFLAIRYYPDGALNEQLARLPGRTLPPGAAIRLLADVASALTYLHHLGAVHQDLKTHNIYVDETGRAALGDLGNTYFVAQGGQISGSPYYMAPEIYHGESSSAASDVYSLGILMYELLSGERPYQGNTYEELMVAHMTRFPPPLSHLNPAVSRAVSRLAEQALAKRPGERPRADAIRRALLSDLGETPQDEVYEDPEATPPTQDVARAPLVGRHGPVQPRSAAPQPEAKPEQSRGGGWNPFKRRK from the coding sequence ATGACTGAACCCCTGAAGCGCACCATTGCCGGCTACACCCTGCACCGCACCCTGGGCCGCGGCAACACATCGCTGGTGTGGCTGGCGACGGACCAGGGTGGGCGCGAGGTGGCCCTCAAGCTGCCGCACGAGGAGACCCTGCGCGTACAGGAGGCGGCGGAGCGGTTCGGGAACGAGGTCCGGCTGACCCTGCAGTTCCGGCACCCGCACGTGGTTCAGGGCTATGCGGGCACCGCCTTCGGGCCAGGGGCGTTTCTGGCGATCCGTTACTACCCGGACGGCGCCCTGAACGAGCAGCTGGCCCGGCTGCCTGGCCGGACCCTGCCGCCCGGCGCCGCCATACGGCTGCTGGCGGACGTGGCCTCGGCCCTGACGTACCTGCACCATCTGGGGGCGGTCCACCAGGATCTCAAGACCCACAACATCTATGTCGACGAGACTGGCCGCGCCGCGCTGGGCGATCTGGGCAACACCTATTTCGTGGCACAGGGCGGACAGATCAGCGGTAGCCCGTACTACATGGCCCCGGAGATCTACCACGGCGAGAGCAGCAGCGCTGCCAGCGACGTGTACAGCCTGGGCATCCTGATGTACGAGCTGTTGTCCGGCGAGCGGCCCTACCAGGGCAACACCTACGAGGAACTGATGGTGGCGCACATGACCCGCTTTCCCCCGCCGCTGAGCCACCTGAACCCGGCGGTCTCGCGGGCCGTGTCCCGGCTGGCCGAGCAGGCGCTGGCCAAACGCCCCGGCGAGCGCCCGCGCGCCGACGCGATTCGCCGCGCCCTGCTCAGCGACTTGGGCGAGACGCCGCAGGACGAGGTGTACGAGGATCCCGAGGCCACGCCGCCGACCCAGGACGTGGCCCGGGCCCCCCTGGTGGGTCGACACGGCCCGGTGCAGCCGCGCAGCGCGGCCCCCCAGCCAGAGGCCAAACCGGAGCAGTCGCGGGGCGGGGGCTGGAATCCGTTCAAGCGGCGCAAATAG
- a CDS encoding peptidylprolyl isomerase, which produces MSDTYTADGFTQAPELSAERQTKFSSTPELGEGIEPGKQYRAVLETSKGRIVVELFPDDAPVTVNSFAYLLRHHYYDGIKFHRVIDGFMAQTGDPTGTGSGGPGYKFEDEFGSSHRHSGKGVLSMANAGPGTNGSQFFITFTATPHLDGRHTVFGKVVEGTDVLDKLTRIQPGMPGTPDVIESAYLVQK; this is translated from the coding sequence ATGTCTGACACCTACACCGCCGATGGATTTACCCAGGCCCCCGAACTGAGCGCCGAGCGCCAGACCAAGTTCTCCAGCACCCCCGAACTGGGCGAGGGCATCGAACCTGGCAAGCAGTACCGCGCCGTACTGGAAACCAGCAAGGGCCGCATCGTCGTGGAACTGTTTCCCGACGACGCGCCCGTGACCGTCAACAGCTTCGCTTACCTGCTGCGCCACCACTATTACGACGGCATCAAGTTTCACCGCGTGATCGACGGCTTCATGGCCCAGACCGGCGATCCCACCGGCACCGGCTCGGGCGGCCCCGGTTACAAGTTTGAGGACGAATTCGGTTCCTCGCACCGCCACAGCGGCAAGGGCGTGCTGAGCATGGCGAACGCCGGCCCTGGCACCAACGGCAGCCAGTTCTTTATCACCTTCACCGCCACCCCGCACCTTGACGGCCGCCATACCGTATTCGGCAAGGTGGTGGAAGGCACGGACGTGCTGGACAAGCTGACCCGCATCCAGCCCGGCATGCCCGGCACCCCCGACGTGATCGAGAGCGCCTACCTCGTCCAGAAGTAA
- a CDS encoding helix-turn-helix transcriptional regulator — MKNRIKVLRAEHDLTQAQLADKLDVSRQTVNALETGKYDPSLPLAFKLARLFGRHIEDIFLDEPAE, encoded by the coding sequence AAAAACCGCATCAAGGTGCTGCGGGCCGAGCACGATCTGACCCAGGCGCAACTGGCCGACAAGTTGGACGTGTCGCGTCAGACGGTCAACGCGCTGGAAACCGGCAAGTACGATCCCAGCCTGCCGCTGGCCTTCAAGCTGGCGAGGCTGTTCGGGCGGCACATTGAGGACATCTTTCTGGACGAGCCGGCCGAATGA